From Candidatus Eisenbacteria bacterium, the proteins below share one genomic window:
- a CDS encoding ABC transporter substrate-binding protein — MRPSKKAVLALFCALSLVVCACAEKADVIKIGEYGSLTGTTATFGKSTDNGIQMAIEEINSAGGIGGKKLLVIVEDDQGKPEEANTAVTKLVNQDRVAAVLGEVASSRSLAGAPVCQKAGVPMITPSSTNPKVTQVGDYIFRVCFIDPFQGTVMAKFARDTLNLKKAAILKDIKNDYSVGLADFFAGAFEKLGGTIVGDESYSEGDIDFKAQLTSLRAKKPDVLFIPGYYTEVGLIAKQARDLNFNVPLLGGDGWSSPKLTEIGGEALQNSYYSDHYSVEDQNPVVQQFAKLYQDKYHEVPRDGIAALAYDAAKILAQAMKTLSPEDLDNLTKSGKTQQDAQKKLRDAIASTKDFQGVTGTISLDENRNAVKPAVILKYENGVYRYLTRISP, encoded by the coding sequence ATGAGACCAAGCAAGAAAGCAGTGTTGGCTTTGTTCTGTGCCCTATCGCTCGTTGTCTGCGCATGCGCTGAGAAGGCTGATGTCATAAAGATCGGTGAATATGGCTCGCTCACGGGCACCACGGCCACGTTCGGAAAATCGACGGACAACGGGATTCAGATGGCCATCGAGGAGATAAATAGTGCAGGCGGAATTGGCGGCAAGAAACTCCTTGTCATTGTCGAAGACGACCAGGGGAAGCCGGAGGAAGCAAATACTGCTGTGACGAAGCTTGTCAATCAGGACAGAGTGGCTGCGGTACTCGGCGAAGTCGCGAGTTCCAGAAGCCTTGCCGGTGCGCCGGTTTGTCAGAAGGCAGGAGTGCCGATGATCACGCCTTCTTCAACAAATCCGAAGGTGACGCAGGTCGGAGACTACATCTTCAGGGTGTGTTTCATCGATCCTTTTCAGGGAACCGTGATGGCGAAATTCGCGAGGGACACACTCAATCTCAAGAAGGCAGCCATTCTCAAAGACATAAAGAACGATTACAGCGTGGGACTTGCCGACTTCTTTGCCGGAGCATTCGAAAAACTCGGCGGCACCATAGTCGGTGATGAATCGTACAGCGAAGGCGATATCGACTTCAAGGCCCAACTTACCTCGTTAAGGGCAAAGAAGCCTGATGTGCTTTTCATCCCGGGCTACTACACCGAAGTCGGACTGATAGCAAAACAGGCAAGGGACCTGAACTTCAACGTTCCTCTCCTCGGCGGCGATGGCTGGAGCTCGCCCAAGCTCACGGAGATTGGAGGGGAAGCGCTTCAGAACTCGTACTACAGCGATCACTATTCGGTTGAAGACCAGAATCCAGTCGTGCAGCAGTTCGCAAAGCTCTATCAGGACAAGTACCACGAGGTACCGAGAGATGGAATCGCCGCCCTTGCCTATGATGCGGCAAAGATTCTTGCCCAGGCGATGAAGACCCTCTCGCCTGAAGACCTTGACAATCTGACGAAAAGCGGAAAAACACAGCAGGATGCGCAGAAGAAACTGAGGGATGCTATTGCCTCAACCAAAGACTTCCAGGGAGTGACAGGAACAATATCTTTGGATGAGAACAGAAACGCGGTGAAACCCGCCGTTATCCTGAAATACGAGAATGGAGTTTACAGGTATCTAACTAGAATTTCTCCCTGA
- the sdhC gene encoding succinate dehydrogenase, cytochrome b556 subunit yields MPSAGKVIKQVIADMRLNAHVGSWAWLLHRVTGLALLLYLFLHMWVLSSARGGESVFNARLDKVQTPLFHGLEIFLLASVVVHGLNGLRVTIADFFFLTKRQKAMFWAWVVLFIVLMVFIVATIVPRILEATS; encoded by the coding sequence ATGCCAAGCGCCGGCAAAGTGATAAAGCAGGTCATCGCGGACATGAGGCTCAACGCACATGTTGGGAGCTGGGCTTGGCTCTTGCACAGAGTGACAGGCCTTGCCCTTCTTCTCTATCTCTTCCTCCATATGTGGGTTCTGAGCTCAGCAAGAGGCGGAGAAAGCGTTTTCAATGCGAGACTTGACAAGGTTCAGACTCCACTCTTTCACGGTCTCGAGATCTTTCTTCTTGCGAGTGTCGTGGTCCACGGGCTCAACGGACTCAGGGTGACTATTGCCGATTTCTTCTTTCTGACCAAGAGGCAGAAGGCAATGTTCTGGGCGTGGGTAGTTCTCTTCATAGTTCTTATGGTTTTCATTGTTGCCACTATCGTTCCGAGGATTCTAGAGGCAACATCCTAG
- a CDS encoding FAD-binding protein, which translates to MVSHDVLVVGGGLAGLRAAVECAFLGVDVAVVSKVHPVRSHSGAAQGGVNAPLGNHPDGKNDSPELHAYDTIKGSDFLADQDAAEIMTGEAAQRIYEMEHWGCPFSRTEEGKIAQRPFGGGGFPRTCYGADRTGHYLLQTLFEQATRLRIKVYCELMVSRLVQRGDVVSGIIATDLKTGEIAALGAKAVIFATGGSGRIYSNSTNALISTGLGVAIPYWAGVPVKDMEFVQFHPTSLYGTNILVTEGARGEGGFLLNNKGERFMKNYVSERVMELAPRDIVSRSIQTEVNEGRGFENAYVHLDLRHLGRQKIEEKLPGIRDLCMDFAGVDPIKSPIPVQPGMHYTMGGTDTNVDGETELKGFFAAGECACVSAHGANRLGGNSLLETLVFGARSGKKASEYVGMNQHPNDKDSLQDALSAEEDRIELLKKRNGKENPYEIKNRLAVTMKDKFGIFRNQKEMVEGRDEIKRLLQALEKTRAISRTRVFNYDYVWMRELEGNLDIALLIAEGAIKRTESRGSHSRTDHKTRNDAEWLKHTVARHSPDGPAFSYKNVTITRFKPEERKY; encoded by the coding sequence TTGGTATCTCACGATGTCCTGGTTGTTGGAGGCGGGCTCGCAGGCCTAAGGGCTGCAGTTGAGTGCGCGTTTCTGGGTGTTGATGTCGCAGTTGTTTCCAAGGTGCACCCCGTGAGGTCACATTCGGGCGCTGCACAGGGCGGCGTAAACGCGCCCCTCGGGAACCACCCCGATGGAAAGAACGACAGTCCGGAACTCCACGCTTATGACACGATAAAAGGCTCCGACTTCCTTGCTGACCAGGATGCTGCCGAGATAATGACAGGCGAGGCCGCCCAAAGAATCTACGAGATGGAGCATTGGGGCTGCCCGTTCTCGAGGACAGAAGAGGGAAAGATTGCACAAAGACCTTTCGGCGGAGGCGGCTTCCCGAGAACTTGCTACGGAGCCGACAGGACCGGGCACTATCTTCTCCAGACTCTTTTTGAACAGGCCACGCGGCTCAGAATAAAGGTTTATTGCGAATTGATGGTCTCGAGGCTGGTGCAGAGGGGTGATGTTGTCTCGGGTATCATAGCCACGGATCTGAAAACAGGAGAGATCGCCGCTCTTGGGGCTAAGGCCGTCATATTTGCAACCGGCGGCTCAGGGAGAATCTATTCAAACAGCACGAATGCGCTTATATCTACAGGCCTGGGAGTCGCAATCCCCTACTGGGCCGGCGTTCCGGTCAAAGACATGGAGTTTGTTCAGTTCCATCCGACCTCGCTCTACGGCACAAACATCCTCGTGACAGAGGGTGCGCGCGGCGAAGGGGGATTCCTTCTCAACAACAAGGGCGAGCGGTTCATGAAGAACTACGTTTCCGAAAGAGTGATGGAGCTGGCTCCCCGCGATATCGTTTCGAGGTCCATCCAGACCGAGGTAAACGAAGGAAGAGGTTTTGAAAATGCATATGTGCATCTTGATCTGCGGCATCTCGGGAGGCAAAAGATAGAAGAGAAACTTCCGGGAATAAGAGACCTCTGTATGGATTTTGCAGGTGTAGATCCGATCAAGTCGCCGATTCCCGTCCAGCCCGGAATGCACTACACAATGGGCGGCACAGACACGAATGTTGATGGTGAGACTGAGCTCAAAGGGTTCTTTGCGGCAGGTGAGTGCGCTTGCGTGAGCGCCCACGGGGCAAATCGCCTTGGCGGAAATTCCCTGCTTGAAACGCTTGTCTTCGGCGCCCGTTCTGGAAAGAAGGCATCTGAATACGTTGGAATGAACCAGCACCCCAATGACAAGGACAGCCTGCAGGATGCGCTCTCAGCAGAAGAGGACAGGATTGAGCTTCTGAAGAAAAGAAACGGTAAGGAGAATCCCTACGAAATCAAGAACCGCCTCGCCGTCACCATGAAGGATAAGTTCGGAATATTCAGGAATCAAAAGGAAATGGTTGAAGGTAGAGACGAGATCAAGAGACTGCTCCAGGCCCTTGAGAAGACCAGGGCAATTTCGAGAACGAGAGTGTTCAACTATGATTATGTCTGGATGAGAGAACTCGAAGGGAATCTGGACATCGCGCTTCTCATAGCCGAGGGCGCGATAAAGAGAACAGAGAGCCGGGGCTCGCATTCCAGGACGGACCATAAAACAAGAAACGATGCCGAATGGCTGAAGCACACCGTTGCAAGGCATTCTCCGGATGGGCCGGCCTTCTCTTACAAGAACGTGACAATAACCCGTTTCAAGCCGGAGGAAAGAAAGTACTAA
- a CDS encoding succinate dehydrogenase iron-sulfur subunit, with amino-acid sequence MVVEFKVFRYDPDAKKEPYFDYFQVPVVKSMTVLQGLIYISENLDSTVAFRAACRAAVCGSCAMHINGEYRLACRTQIEALRSSRVTVRPLSHLPILKDLVVDMKPYFENYERIKPYLIPSEPLPEKEILQTPSQRKKIDDVVDCTLCGACYGSCPFSATNPEYLGPHAFMKTLRFVEDSRDIATKERLAIISQANGVFRCHTVFNCQNVCPKELDPSHAIARLKMKSVLSRIKGLFT; translated from the coding sequence ATGGTCGTCGAGTTCAAAGTGTTTAGGTACGATCCCGATGCCAAGAAGGAACCGTACTTTGACTACTTCCAGGTCCCCGTGGTCAAGAGTATGACGGTTCTTCAGGGGCTTATCTACATCTCGGAGAATCTTGATTCGACGGTTGCGTTCAGGGCGGCTTGCAGGGCAGCAGTGTGCGGTTCGTGCGCGATGCACATAAACGGAGAATACCGCCTGGCCTGCAGAACGCAGATAGAGGCACTCCGCTCGTCCAGGGTCACGGTGAGGCCGCTCTCGCATCTGCCGATTCTCAAAGATCTCGTTGTTGACATGAAGCCGTACTTTGAGAACTACGAGAGAATAAAACCTTATCTCATCCCGAGTGAGCCGCTTCCCGAAAAGGAGATCCTTCAGACTCCATCGCAGCGGAAGAAGATTGATGATGTCGTGGACTGCACCCTATGTGGAGCGTGCTATGGTTCGTGTCCATTCTCGGCCACAAATCCCGAGTATCTGGGGCCTCATGCCTTCATGAAGACGCTTAGATTCGTTGAGGATTCAAGGGACATCGCGACGAAAGAAAGACTTGCGATAATCAGCCAGGCAAATGGTGTTTTCAGATGCCATACGGTTTTCAACTGCCAGAACGTCTGCCCGAAGGAACTTGACCCATCGCACGCGATAGCAAGGCTCAAGATGAAATCCGTCTTATCAAGGATAAAGGGACTCTTCACTTAG
- a CDS encoding N-acetylmuramoyl-L-alanine amidase yields the protein MVKTVASAFLIFVTVILLFSGCALLPKGPTGRPYERLAESIKGLDTSALKGRKIVIDPGHGGRYFGARGVKGIKESDVNLGVALYLWGLLKDSGADVILTRSSDKDFVGDKEAILKNDLSLRSKIANDFSPDIFLSIHHNSDVGKKTNESQVYYRLLDSGPSLDLAKCIAKHLSANLGIGEARVMPGNYFVLRNSSSPAVLGEPSYLTNPLVEKRLVLSEKQKMEAEAYFLGLVEYFSKGVPCFFSDVDRGTVFTTPLPEIAIGLRAGAEEADPDWSTLSVKIDGRETECRIDRETWRISVRPKEALPNGNRELQASIRNMNGNSSKPFRQRFKVGCEPAKIVLSSTPPVACEKTGAALCLKAYVQDMYGRPVADSTVVLFSYRGAASFRNQSRTVGGEAFSYSSNSGGAVSAQAQTGTVRDSITCSTAGGDTCWLTGFIKDSRSGLPIRSARVEIAGQTYTETNRDGFFAAICFSKGDSVTRIFKEGYEQSIRTASGAGDSGVQVSVNPLFDGIFQGKRIVIDPESLEPDEGNPKILALSPRLNLEVSRRLAALITDAGGQAFLTRDEHTSPSAAERVMFAETAGADFFIQISHSGIGISKTGSFYYPGSAAGRMLASSVAGAFSDSLGRKIGVFEYPGYTIQQTSAPAVIIRFFNVSGAADRVFLDKKKNLELEAFLIFSGLKLTLQKTGANP from the coding sequence ATGGTTAAGACAGTTGCCTCCGCGTTTCTGATTTTCGTCACCGTGATTCTCCTCTTCAGCGGCTGCGCCCTCCTGCCGAAAGGCCCCACGGGCAGACCCTATGAGAGACTCGCAGAGTCCATCAAGGGACTTGACACCTCCGCATTGAAAGGCAGGAAGATCGTCATAGACCCTGGGCATGGGGGAAGATATTTCGGGGCCCGCGGCGTAAAAGGCATTAAGGAATCGGACGTCAACCTTGGGGTTGCGCTCTATCTGTGGGGACTTCTGAAAGACAGCGGCGCAGACGTGATTCTCACCAGAAGTTCGGACAAAGACTTCGTAGGAGACAAAGAAGCGATCCTCAAGAATGACCTCTCTCTGAGGTCGAAGATCGCGAACGACTTCTCTCCCGATATCTTCCTATCAATTCACCACAACTCCGACGTTGGAAAGAAGACAAACGAAAGTCAGGTCTATTACAGGCTTCTTGATAGCGGCCCGTCTCTTGACCTTGCGAAGTGCATCGCAAAGCACCTTTCCGCAAATCTTGGAATAGGGGAAGCCAGAGTCATGCCCGGGAATTACTTTGTCCTCAGGAATTCCAGCTCTCCGGCAGTTCTAGGCGAACCTTCGTATCTTACAAATCCTCTGGTGGAAAAGCGATTGGTGCTTTCGGAAAAGCAGAAAATGGAGGCGGAAGCTTATTTTCTCGGCCTCGTCGAGTATTTCTCAAAGGGAGTTCCGTGCTTCTTCTCTGATGTGGACCGCGGTACAGTTTTCACCACTCCACTCCCGGAAATAGCGATCGGACTGAGGGCTGGCGCCGAAGAAGCTGATCCCGACTGGTCCACACTGTCCGTGAAAATAGATGGAAGAGAAACAGAGTGCCGGATCGACAGAGAAACCTGGAGGATTTCGGTTAGGCCGAAAGAGGCGCTTCCGAATGGGAACCGGGAACTTCAAGCTTCCATAAGAAACATGAATGGAAACAGCTCGAAGCCTTTCAGGCAGAGATTCAAGGTTGGCTGCGAGCCTGCAAAGATCGTTCTTTCATCCACCCCTCCTGTCGCGTGTGAAAAAACCGGGGCAGCACTTTGCCTCAAGGCGTATGTGCAGGATATGTATGGAAGGCCTGTGGCTGACAGTACGGTTGTGCTCTTCTCTTACCGGGGAGCCGCATCCTTTCGGAATCAAAGCCGGACAGTAGGCGGCGAAGCATTTTCATACTCTTCAAATAGTGGAGGCGCAGTTTCTGCTCAGGCCCAGACGGGAACCGTGAGGGATTCGATCACCTGCAGCACTGCCGGCGGTGACACGTGCTGGCTTACCGGATTCATCAAGGACTCAAGGTCCGGTCTCCCAATTCGATCGGCAAGAGTGGAAATCGCGGGACAGACATACACCGAGACGAACAGGGACGGTTTCTTCGCTGCGATCTGCTTTTCGAAAGGAGATTCCGTCACGAGAATTTTCAAGGAAGGGTACGAGCAATCTATCCGGACAGCTTCAGGGGCAGGTGATTCGGGGGTTCAAGTCTCCGTCAATCCTCTCTTTGACGGCATATTCCAGGGCAAACGGATTGTCATAGACCCGGAAAGCCTTGAACCGGATGAAGGCAATCCGAAGATTCTGGCCCTGTCTCCCAGGCTCAATCTGGAGGTCTCCAGGCGCCTCGCTGCCTTGATCACTGATGCAGGAGGTCAGGCCTTCCTGACAAGGGACGAACACACGTCTCCATCGGCTGCTGAGCGAGTCATGTTTGCCGAAACTGCCGGAGCGGATTTCTTCATACAAATCTCTCACAGCGGGATTGGGATATCTAAGACGGGGAGTTTCTACTATCCCGGCAGTGCTGCCGGAAGAATGCTTGCATCATCCGTCGCAGGGGCGTTCTCAGATAGTCTCGGTCGGAAGATCGGAGTATTCGAATATCCCGGGTATACTATCCAGCAGACAAGTGCTCCGGCAGTAATCATCAGGTTTTTCAACGTGTCGGGAGCGGCAGATAGGGTCTTTCTTGACAAGAAGAAGAATCTT